In Chryseobacterium salivictor, the DNA window AGGAAAGGTTATGGGAATTACAAACTTTGTCGATTCTTGAAAAAAGTTCGTCGAGAGATTCTTCTTCGTTGAGAAGTGGTATGATGATGGATAAATTCATTGATAATAATAGATTATTGAGACAAAATTAGGGGTTTATTTTTTTTAATCAGCAATTGTGCAAATGATTAAAATCAAAGTTCTGATCTGCTGCGGAAAAAACTGGCAAAAAACGTAGATAAAATCACGTAGAAAACAAGAATTGCGGCGAAATAATAAGTGAACTGGCGAAAGCTGAAAAAATCTTTATCCTTGGTCATTTCGTGGGAAATACGCAGCTTGTTCTGTTGGTATTCGGTTTCCAGTTCCGCTTTCTGCTCCTCAGTTTTTAGGATGGGTTTCGCTTTATTGTACTCGTTATCCATTTCAATCTTCTGTCTTTCAAGGTATTGAAAATTCAATAAATCTTTGGCAGCCGGATCTACAAAGTTTAAAAACAGAAACATGGTGAGGACTGATAAAAACCCGCCAAAGAACATGGGTTTAAAAGCGCGGCCAAAACCTTCCCGAAACCCTATCCTGATTCCTGCTTTTCTCAGCGAATTTACGGAGATATAGGCACCCGCCAAATAAATAACCGGCATCACAAAGGAATTCATAAGCATCGTATTATCGAAATAATCGGTATTCATTCCGAAAAAATACATTCCAAAGAAAACGACCATTGTGGCAATAAACAGCATGAAACCAATGGTATAGACATTTTTTATCATATTTAAAGTACTAAATTTTATTATTTTTTTGTTTTGAATTTTGAAATTTGAATTAAAGGCGTATATTTGCAACGGCAAGTCCTAAACAACCAGCTCCTGAGACTCCTCCAGGGTGGGAACGCAGCAAAGGTAATCGGTTGTAGCGGTGTGATTTAGGTAGCTTGCCATTTTTTGTGCCTTATAGTCTCGTTTTTATTTCACTTAAAGTTTTTTCGTCCGTCCAATTCTCTTTGGTTTTAAGATAATTAATCTGCATATCTGAAACTTTAAATTATTTTGTGAATTCCCGAAACGTTTTTCTTTTACTCAATTCTTCTTTTTAAATTTCAAAATCTTCACCTAATTTCGGTAAAGTGAATTCGATATTTCTTTCTGAAAAGAGCTGATAAGCATCCTCGTGATTGATTTTAATCGGCGGGAACGTATCGAAATGACAACCTATTACTCTTTTAGTTTTTAATAATTCTGCTGCTGCAAAACTTGCTTTGCGGGCACACATGGTATAATGCGAACCAACGGGAAGAATTGCCACATCGATGTTGCCAAACAGTTTTGGAAACATTTCCATATCTGCCATTACCCCGGTATCGCCTGCCAAATAAATATTTTTACCGGGAAATCTGAAAACATATCCTGCAGGTTCGCCACCGTACGTTCCATCAGGGAAAGAACTGGTATGGCTTGCCGGCACCATTGATATTTTCAAATCTTCAATCTTTGCAGAACCCCCGAAATTAATATCAACCGAATTCTGATGACCAAAATAGCCGCAAATTTCCGGTTGACCGATTACAGTTGCATCCGGGTGATGTTGCAGCACTTCTTTTACATCAGCAATATGATCGCCGTGAGCATGGGTAATCAACACATAATCGATCTTCTGTACTTTGATATCAAAACCGGATTTCTCTTTCTGATAATTATAAAAAGGATCAGATAATATATTTTTTCCTTTATAGGTGAACAAAAAACAGTTTTGTCCGAGAAATTGTATTTTCATTGTAGAATCCATCATCTTGATTTTTAAATTTTAATTAAAATAATTGAGCCCTGCTGCAACCAAAACAGCCATTGTCAAAGTTAAAATCCCTACCTGCTTTAAAAACGGATCGAGTTCTTTCGGTTCTTTTACCTGCATGATTTTTCTTCGAAGCGCCGTCATCGGAAGCATCAGGATAAAAAAGATAAATGCATAATATTTTCCTTCGGTATGCAAACCGTTCATCATCATAAAAACCAATATTAAAAGCAAAGGCAATTGCAACAGGATTATTTCATACACCATTGCTCCTTTAAAACCTAAACGTAATGCTAAAGTTTTCTTTCCGCTCAAGGCATCACTTTCGATATCCCGCATATTATTCAGATTCAAAACTGCGGCACTCAATAAACCTACTGCTGTAGCTGGTAACAGCACATCCCAGTCGAAATGTTTGGTAAAAAGGAAATAACTTCCACCCACCGAAACCAAGCCGAAAAAGATAAAAACCATGATATCGCCCAGACCTAAGTAACCGTAAGGTTTTTTACCGATCGTATACCCAATCGCGGCTAAAATACAGGCAACTCCCAATCCCACAAAAGTGTAAAATTCATTCATTAGGTTTTCTCTAAAGAATGCCAAGTACAAAAGCGCAACTGTGGCAACCAGAGATAAAACAGAAAACAGGATTACAGCATTTCGCATTTGAGTTGCGGTGATTCTTCCAGAAGCTACGGCTCTTTGCTCTGCTTCATTGGCTCTTAACTGATCGGTTCCTTTGATTCCGTCGCCATAATCATTGGCAAAATTCGAGAGAATCTGATAGAGTAACGTGACCAGCATTGCCATTGCAAAAATTGTCCAGTCCCATGTTCCGCCACTTTCATGAATTCTCCATTTTGCAATAAAAGAACCCAAAATTATTCCACTCATCGAAAGTGGTAATGTTCGCAGACGCGCTGCTTTTATCCAATCTGTCATAGTTTAGAGATTTGAGATTTAGAGATTTGAATTAAGAGACCAGTCTATTTTTTTGAATATCCATTATCTCCTGTCTTACAGTCTCCTATCTCATTTAAGAGATCCATTTATTATCGCCGAAATCGGGTTTTCTTTTTTCGAGGAAGGCATTTCGTCCTTCTTTTGCTTCTTCGGTCATGTATGCCAAACGGGTAGCTTCGCCGGCAAAAACCTGCTGCCCCACCATTCCGTCGTCGGTTAAATTCATCGCAAATTTCAGCATTCTGATGGACATTGGCGATTTCCCCAAAATCTCTTCCGCCCATTCGTAAGCGGTATCTTCCAGTTCTGCATGGGGAATTACAGCATTCACCATTCCCATATCGGCAGCTTCCTGAGCAGAATAATTTCTTCCTAAAAAGAAAATTTCTCTGGCTTTTTTCTGTCCCACCATTTTGGCTAAATATGCAGATCCGTATCCGCCATCAAAACTGGTAACATCGGCGTCGGTCTGTTTAAAAATCGCATGTTCTTTACTCGCTAAAGTCAAATCACAAACGACGTGCAGCGAATGCCCGCCACCTACAGCCCAACCATTAACCACTGCAATCACGACCTTCGGCATGAAACGGATCAATCGCTGAACTTCTAAAATATTCAGACGGTGTCTTCCGTCTTCACCTACGTAACCCTGTTCTCCACGTGCTTTCTGATCACCGCCACTGCAAAAAGCATGGCCTCCATCTTTCGGACTTGGTCCTTCGCCAGTGAGTAATACCACTCCTACCGAAGCATCTTCGGAAACGTGGTAAAAGGCATCATATAATTCTGAGGTTGTTTTCGGACGAAACGCATTGCGTACTTCCGGTCTGTTAAAGGCGATTCTTGCGACTCCTCCTTTTTTTTGGTAGGTAATATCTTCGTATTCTCTGACGGTTTTCCAGTCTGTCATTTTGCGTAAAATTTTGCGTAAAGGTAAGGAAAATAAAAAGCCGGGTCAAAACGAAAATAGGTTTATATTGGTAGCATTTCGCTGTGATTAGGAGCAACGCTATTATTTTTTTTTCAGGAACCTACAGTTGCTTTCCGCTGTAATTCCCCACGCGAGAGACCAATGCTTACTTTCTCTGACCTTTCCTAATTCAAGCAGATTTTCTTCACAAATCTTAAAGACGTAATAATTTGGCAATAGTGGCAATCTCTCTTACAATCCTCCAAAAAAGATTTGGTCAGGCTGAATTATTCGATTTTTACTGCAGGAACAAATATAGATTATTTTGTAACTACGACCGTTCTGAAACCTTCCGAGATCTTCCGTTTTGGCACCCGAAACAGCTACTTTCCAGTGAAACACTCATGCCTTTTTTGCTCTTTTGAATAACTTCATTTTACAAAAACTTTTGTCCCTTTTGTGGTTGAAAAATTTTCAACATTAAGAAATTAAGTGGAATAAAATTTCATTCGAAAAGTGAAACACGCATGCCTTTTTTGCTCTTTTGAATAACTTCATTTTACAAAAACTTTTGTTCCTTTTGTGGTTGAAAAATTTTCAACATTAAGAAATTAAGTGGAATAAAATTTCATTCGAAAAGTGAAACACGCATGCCTTTTTTGCTCTTTTGAATAACTTCATTTTACAAAAACTTTTGTCCCTTTTGTGGTTGAAAAATTTTCAACATTAAGAAATTAAGTGGAATAAAATTTCATTCGAAAAGTGAAGTGCGCATGCCTTTTTTGATCTTTTGAATAACTTCATTTTACAAAAACTTTTGTCCCTTTTGTGGTTGAAACATTTTCAACATTAAGAAATTAAGTGGAATAAAATTTCATTCGAAAAGTGAAACACGCATGCCTTTTTTGCTCTTTTGAATAACTTAATTTCATGAAATTTTTGTTCCTTTTGTGGTTAAAAAATCTTCAACATTAAGAAATTAAGTGGAATAAAATTTCATTCGAAAAGTGAAGTGCGCATGCCTTTTTTGCTCTTTTGAATAACTTCATTTTACAAAAACTTTTGTCCCTTTTGTGGTTGAAAAATTTTCAACATTAAGAAATTAAGTGAAGTAAGATTTCATTCAAAGTGAAACACGCATACCTTTTTTGATCTTTTGAATAACTTAATTTTCATGAAACTTTTGTTCCTTTTGTGGTTAAATTTTTACTTTTCACATTATACAGCTCCATAAACCAGCTCAAATCCCGACGCTCTACCCAAAGCATTTTTGCCGAAGCGGTTTTTCATGCGGTCCATGGCCTGGTAGAGATTCATGAGTTCTTCGCTGTCTTCGAATAAATTCATCTGATAGGTTCCGTGCACGAGATTGGTAAACCGCAAACCGACCAGCCTCAGGCGCATCCGCCGCGTGTAGAGTTTTTCAAACAGATCCAAAGCGACTCTTGCCAAAGTATGATCCAGGGAAGTATAAGAAATTTTGCACTGTTTCGTTTCCGTATCGAAATTGGCGTATCGGATTTTTAAAACGACCGTGGAAGTCAGCCATTTTTCCTGTCTTAATTGATAAGCCAGAGATTCTGCCATGCTCGAAATCAATCTTTTTAATTCGAATAGATCCATCGTGTCATTCGTAAAAGTATGTTCACTGGATAATGATTTTCTTTCCGAATACGGAACCACCGGCGTCAAGTCGATTCCGTTGGCTTTTTTCCAGAGTTCGCCACCGTTTTTCCCGATCATTTGCTGCAGAACCAAAACGGGCATTTCTGCCAAAGTCTGAATGGTTCTGATTCCGACACGCGACAATAATTGAAAAGTGACATCTCCGACCATGGGAATTTTCCTTACCGATAAAGGATTTAGAAATGGCTGTATGTTCTGTGCCGGAATCTCCAATCTTCCGACCGGTTTAGATTCTCCGGTGCCGATTTTGGAAACCGTTTTGTTGGTGGATAAAGCAAAACTTATCGGTAAACCCGTATTTTTCGTGACAGAATCTGCAATTTCCTTCGTCCATTGATAGCATCCGAAAAATTTGTCCATGCCCGATAAGTCCATGTAAAATTCATCGATGCTGGCTTTTTCCAAAACGGGCACTTTTTCCTGAATAATTTCGGTGACTTCTTTGGAAAATTTGGAATACCGTTCGTAATCGCCGCGGATGACTTTTGCTTCCGGACATAACCTCATTGCCATTTTGATCGGCATGGCAGAACGTACGCCGAAATAGCGCGCTTCATAAGAACAGGATGCCACCACTCCACGGTCGCCACCACCGATGATAACGGGAATCCCGTTGAGTTTTGTATCCTGTAATCTTTCACAGGACACAAAAAAAGTGTCCAGATCCATATGTGCAATTGCTCTTTCCATGGGTACAAAATTAGTATGATTTATATCAAAAATCCGTATCTTTGTTGCTATAATTTGTATCAATGTCAATTTTATCAGATAACATGCGGTATTTGAGGGCTCAACAAAAATACCCGCAACAAAAAGTCGCCGATGATCTTTTGATCACGCGCGGACGGTACGCCAAATATGAAGATGGCGCAACCGAACCGCCGATTGAAATCCTCATAAGAATTTCAAAATATTACCGCGTGAGTATTGATTTACTGGTGGGTTTGGATGTGCGAAAATATAGTTTAGAAAAGATGATGAACCTGCCCGACAACCGAACGATCCTGCCCATTATGGTGGATGAAAAAGGCGAAAATAAAATAGAAGTCATTCCGGAGAAAGCACAGATGGGCTATCTGCAGGGTTACAGTGATCCCGGACATATTGAAAAACTGCAGACCATTTCCCTCCCCTTTTTACGCAACGGAAAATACCGCGCTTTTCCGGCGACTGGAGATTCGATGCCGCCTTTTAAAAACGGAACTTTTATCGTGGGGAAATATGTGGAAAACATCAATGATTTAAGGAATAACAAAACCTATATTTTCATCACCCAAAATGAAGGCGTTGTTTATAAAAGATTTGAAAAGAAAACCATAAGAAATATCACTGTAAGTTCAGATAATCCATTGTACAAACCTTATGATATTAAACTTTCGGAGTTGATGGAAATCTGGGAATATGCCTGCAGCATTAACACGGTAGAATTCGAAACCGAAACTTTGGACATGATGACGGTGAAGGATATGTTTTTGAGTCTGAAGAAAGAGATTGATTTGATCAGGAAGAAATAGCTATTTCTTCATTACAATTATTGTCAAAAAAAACCTTTCGACTGAAAGAGTTTTGCTTTTCTTGTTGTCAATCATTCGATAATCTGTTTGAATTGCCTTAATAACTGATTTTTTTTTAAAATTTCTTTTCTAAAGCGGAATATCAACGAAACTTCAGACTGCTTCAATTCCCGCCATCACTTTACGGAAAAGACTTTTGAGGTGATCTATTTCAGCTTGATGGTTGGTTTTCTTTCGGCAACCGAAATATAAGGTGTTTTCCAGTTTTTTGTCACCTTCCCAAATTAATTTGATCTGGCCGTTTTCAATTTCATTTTTGCACAGGAAATTGGGGATTACCGCCAATCCTGTTCCTCCTTTTAAACAGCGGATGATGGAGTTTAAATTGGGAACAATATAATTGGGCCGGAAGTTAGGTTTATGTCCGAAATTCAGAATCCAGAACTGGAAAAGATGTTCCATATCGCCGGTTGTGCCGTACCATTTCTGCTGTTTCAGCCATTCTTCAATTTGCCTTTTATCCTTCGTATTCAAAATCTTTTTGATACGATCGGTCTCAACTTCTTTTCCGCCGACCAAAATAATCTGCTCCGAAGAAAAAGCTTCATGTTCAATATTGGGTGAAACCCCTTTTTTGGGCGTGATAATCAAATCTAAAATTCCTTTATCCAGCTGATCCAGCATTTCCGGATAATCTCCAAAACTGATAATTAAATTGAACGGCAAACTTGAAACATATTGCTCTAAAGTAGTCTGAAAAGTTTCAAAACACATTCCCACACTTATGGTGGGCGTATGTTTTTCGGTAGATTTCTGAAAATTCTTCTCGACTTCTTCCAACTTTGTCAAAGGTTCGGAAACCGCATTAAATAAGATTTTCCCGCGCTCTGTCGGAATCATTTTCCGACCCGTGCGGTCAAATAATTTATACCCGACATACGCTTCCAGAGAGCCTAAATGCAAACTTACCCCAGGTTGCGAAATAAATAAATGCTCTGCCGCACCGGTAAGGGTCCCCGCTTTGTAAATCGCTTTAAAAGTCCGATACCATTCTAAATTAACCATCACTTACTATTATAATTATGATACAAATGTATGATTTATATTATTTTCATTATGGTAAAATTGAAGGTAATTTTGCATTCATAATTTTAAACATTTAAAAATGAAAAAAGTACTCATCATCAATGGTGGACAAAATTTTGGTCATTCGGGAGGAAAATACAACCAGACGATTACCGGAAACACGCTGAAAGTTTTAAAAGAATTTGGAAATATTGAAGTACAAATTACCAATATAAGCGAACAGTACGATACCAAAGAAGAAGTTGAAAAATTTGTCTGGGCCGATTTTATTATTTATCATACTCCGATTTGGTGGTTTCAATTACCGAATGGTTTCAAAAAATATATTGATGAAGTTTTCACTGCCGGTCATGCCAAAGGAATTTATAAAAGCGACGGCAGACACGCCGACAATCCCGAAATTAATTACGGAACGGGCGGCATGCTTGGCGGCAGAAAATACATGGTGACCACCAGTTGGAACGCGCCGGAAACTGCTTTTACACTTCCCGGAGAATTTTTTAATGAAACAAGTGTTGACGACGGGCCGCTGTTTGGCTTCCACAGAATGAACCGTTTTATTTCCTTAGAAAAAATGGAAAGTTTCCACTTTCATGATGTAGAGAAAAATGCCAATATCGAACGGGACATGAAATCTTACCGGGAACATCTCACAGAGGTTTTTTCAAAAGAATTAAAACCCCAGTCCGTCTAATGAAAAATCTTACAGCGTTTATAAAAACAAGATATCCATTTTAAAAACGCGGTTTCATGAGGAATATCTTCACGGATTGAAAAAAGATGCTATAAGCGTGACCTCTTTTTTAAAATAAAACTTTAATGAGGTCCCGTTTTTATTTTGATAAAAGAAAAGGTGAATTATTCCTCTTCTTTTTTAGTTATCCCTTTAAAATATTCAGCCTTCTCTTCCTGATTTCTGGAGGCAGCATCGATAGAGTGCGAACCGTTTAAATAGGCATCTTCCTCTGCTTCATCCGATAATTTTTCGTAATATTTATGAATCTGATCCAATTCTTTTTCGGTTAAATTCTCAATATCCACAATTCTGTTACTCGCAGATTTGCTGGCTGCGATCAATTCATTGAGTTTGATTTGGATTGCTTTGGAATCTTTGTTCTGGGCTTTTTGAATTAAGAAAACCATCAGGAAAGTGATAATCGTAGTTCCGGTATTGATGATCAACTGCCAGGTTTCCGAAAACTGAAAAATAGGACCACTTACCGCCCAAATAATCACAATCGCCAAAGCACCTAAAAACGCGTAAGAACTTCCGGTGAAAGTAGTTGCAGCATTTGAGAATTTTTCAAATAAATTATTGTCAGTTGCCATAAGAATCGTTTTTAATTATTCTCTTCACAGAAAAAAGTTTGCCAAACCGTTGTAACTGCTGTGGATGTGATTATTTAATCACTCGTTACTACTTACTTTTTACGGTATATAAAATAGGAACTCAGCAGGATGATATTCACCACAACGGCAAAAGCATTGGACAGAATAATGGGAAGTTCGTCTTTGAGAACACCATACCAAACCCACAGTGACAGGCCGGTAATTAAGAAGAGCATCATTAATAAAGATAAATCTTCTACATCTTTTTCCTTTAAAACTTTGATCAGTTGTGGCAACATGGCTACCGAGGTAAAGGCACCAGCGACCAAACCGAGAATATTTTCGTCCATTTTAATTTTTATTATTAAACGAATTTAGGAAAAAGCAGAGAAAGTATTTTAGGGAATTACAGCCACCAATGGCAAGCGCCGTTCTTGAGAGTTCTTAAAAAAAGTTCCAAAGCGAAAATTCACTTTGAAACTTTTTATTACTAATTTATGATCTAAAAAAGATTCCGGATTTATTTCTGAAGTTTATTCAGCAACAACTCAGCTACTTTTTCGGAAGACGCCGGATTCTGGCCGGTGATCAGCAAACCGTCTTCTAAAGCATACGCTTCAAAATCGCCGGCTTTGCTGTAAATCCCGCCGTTTTGTTTCAGCATATCTTCTACCAAAAAGGGAACGACATCGGTCAGTTGTACCAGGGCTTCTTCGGAATTGGTAAATCCGGTTACTTTTTTACCTTTT includes these proteins:
- a CDS encoding DUF4199 domain-containing protein; the protein is MIKNVYTIGFMLFIATMVVFFGMYFFGMNTDYFDNTMLMNSFVMPVIYLAGAYISVNSLRKAGIRIGFREGFGRAFKPMFFGGFLSVLTMFLFLNFVDPAAKDLLNFQYLERQKIEMDNEYNKAKPILKTEEQKAELETEYQQNKLRISHEMTKDKDFFSFRQFTYYFAAILVFYVILSTFFASFFRSRSEL
- a CDS encoding metal-dependent hydrolase yields the protein MKIQFLGQNCFLFTYKGKNILSDPFYNYQKEKSGFDIKVQKIDYVLITHAHGDHIADVKEVLQHHPDATVIGQPEICGYFGHQNSVDINFGGSAKIEDLKISMVPASHTSSFPDGTYGGEPAGYVFRFPGKNIYLAGDTGVMADMEMFPKLFGNIDVAILPVGSHYTMCARKASFAAAELLKTKRVIGCHFDTFPPIKINHEDAYQLFSERNIEFTLPKLGEDFEI
- the menA gene encoding 1,4-dihydroxy-2-naphthoate octaprenyltransferase; its protein translation is MTDWIKAARLRTLPLSMSGIILGSFIAKWRIHESGGTWDWTIFAMAMLVTLLYQILSNFANDYGDGIKGTDQLRANEAEQRAVASGRITATQMRNAVILFSVLSLVATVALLYLAFFRENLMNEFYTFVGLGVACILAAIGYTIGKKPYGYLGLGDIMVFIFFGLVSVGGSYFLFTKHFDWDVLLPATAVGLLSAAVLNLNNMRDIESDALSGKKTLALRLGFKGAMVYEIILLQLPLLLILVFMMMNGLHTEGKYYAFIFFILMLPMTALRRKIMQVKEPKELDPFLKQVGILTLTMAVLVAAGLNYFN
- a CDS encoding 1,4-dihydroxy-2-naphthoyl-CoA synthase, with the protein product MTDWKTVREYEDITYQKKGGVARIAFNRPEVRNAFRPKTTSELYDAFYHVSEDASVGVVLLTGEGPSPKDGGHAFCSGGDQKARGEQGYVGEDGRHRLNILEVQRLIRFMPKVVIAVVNGWAVGGGHSLHVVCDLTLASKEHAIFKQTDADVTSFDGGYGSAYLAKMVGQKKAREIFFLGRNYSAQEAADMGMVNAVIPHAELEDTAYEWAEEILGKSPMSIRMLKFAMNLTDDGMVGQQVFAGEATRLAYMTEEAKEGRNAFLEKRKPDFGDNKWIS
- the dinB gene encoding DNA polymerase IV encodes the protein MERAIAHMDLDTFFVSCERLQDTKLNGIPVIIGGGDRGVVASCSYEARYFGVRSAMPIKMAMRLCPEAKVIRGDYERYSKFSKEVTEIIQEKVPVLEKASIDEFYMDLSGMDKFFGCYQWTKEIADSVTKNTGLPISFALSTNKTVSKIGTGESKPVGRLEIPAQNIQPFLNPLSVRKIPMVGDVTFQLLSRVGIRTIQTLAEMPVLVLQQMIGKNGGELWKKANGIDLTPVVPYSERKSLSSEHTFTNDTMDLFELKRLISSMAESLAYQLRQEKWLTSTVVLKIRYANFDTETKQCKISYTSLDHTLARVALDLFEKLYTRRMRLRLVGLRFTNLVHGTYQMNLFEDSEELMNLYQAMDRMKNRFGKNALGRASGFELVYGAV
- a CDS encoding XRE family transcriptional regulator, which codes for MSILSDNMRYLRAQQKYPQQKVADDLLITRGRYAKYEDGATEPPIEILIRISKYYRVSIDLLVGLDVRKYSLEKMMNLPDNRTILPIMVDEKGENKIEVIPEKAQMGYLQGYSDPGHIEKLQTISLPFLRNGKYRAFPATGDSMPPFKNGTFIVGKYVENINDLRNNKTYIFITQNEGVVYKRFEKKTIRNITVSSDNPLYKPYDIKLSELMEIWEYACSINTVEFETETLDMMTVKDMFLSLKKEIDLIRKK
- a CDS encoding LysR family transcriptional regulator; protein product: MVNLEWYRTFKAIYKAGTLTGAAEHLFISQPGVSLHLGSLEAYVGYKLFDRTGRKMIPTERGKILFNAVSEPLTKLEEVEKNFQKSTEKHTPTISVGMCFETFQTTLEQYVSSLPFNLIISFGDYPEMLDQLDKGILDLIITPKKGVSPNIEHEAFSSEQIILVGGKEVETDRIKKILNTKDKRQIEEWLKQQKWYGTTGDMEHLFQFWILNFGHKPNFRPNYIVPNLNSIIRCLKGGTGLAVIPNFLCKNEIENGQIKLIWEGDKKLENTLYFGCRKKTNHQAEIDHLKSLFRKVMAGIEAV
- a CDS encoding NAD(P)H-dependent oxidoreductase, translating into MKKVLIINGGQNFGHSGGKYNQTITGNTLKVLKEFGNIEVQITNISEQYDTKEEVEKFVWADFIIYHTPIWWFQLPNGFKKYIDEVFTAGHAKGIYKSDGRHADNPEINYGTGGMLGGRKYMVTTSWNAPETAFTLPGEFFNETSVDDGPLFGFHRMNRFISLEKMESFHFHDVEKNANIERDMKSYREHLTEVFSKELKPQSV
- a CDS encoding low affinity iron permease family protein, with the translated sequence MATDNNLFEKFSNAATTFTGSSYAFLGALAIVIIWAVSGPIFQFSETWQLIINTGTTIITFLMVFLIQKAQNKDSKAIQIKLNELIAASKSASNRIVDIENLTEKELDQIHKYYEKLSDEAEEDAYLNGSHSIDAASRNQEEKAEYFKGITKKEEE
- a CDS encoding SemiSWEET transporter produces the protein MDENILGLVAGAFTSVAMLPQLIKVLKEKDVEDLSLLMMLFLITGLSLWVWYGVLKDELPIILSNAFAVVVNIILLSSYFIYRKK